In Coleofasciculus chthonoplastes PCC 7420, a single genomic region encodes these proteins:
- a CDS encoding tetratricopeptide repeat protein, whose translation MAIDINNLNQPDQETLDDLVTTLELSDGTTIVFAITPESAPNHPVVEQLKSVLNPDEFQVENFFYSQESLIAFLYALDKRIPLNPEAKDESAKRPVIMAFGIEQLPRPRILKELKRLNLGREALFSREIVLIFWLNKRDFIDTFRGYAPDFWDWREKVVKFTTRPPLNPLLYPYLESLIAENSYLKMSGVMQVQRQVDIFLDQVYVSLKAERQQQVTEFTGRSKLSFETQRYAEVGAESRRGIEFASSEMTTKTVTHKVDLAEAVGRCQYSVILGDPGAGKTTLLRYLALHFAMAQRDGKVEVLVENVETRHGASQGTSGNAGNKEEFSQSLVTTPESLGNTRFPVFLRVADYAERLVKQPNLSLLAFLEEFYQQWEADVGNLGDEGENVQRANITSDDSPCLSDEIPPPPPFKRGELQEVGQVQPDGNEIPPPPPFKRGELQEAGQVQSDGNEIPPPPPFKRGELQEVGQVQSDGNEIPPAPPFKRAERQEAEQERENLTPPFPCREGGLGGLGQPYSHNTNITQLLCEKMRQGECLVLLDGLDEVFNQTSRQQIVKQIEAFVTDYPDNKYVITSRIAGYRDVKLGSRFTQFTITQMEFEQVERFLHCWCLAIEKAQKPEETEEVWRRDAQKEAEELLEAIHGNEGVKRLTGNPLLLTILALIHRNGSRLPNRRVELYALAVKTLIEDWQLSKNLPDAPQVMLRESEVIELLAPLAYWMHEEKPSGLITQAEAEAQLGEKLAELNDEDAEADSVKKAVQKFLRRVRETTGLFVERAPNVYGFMHLTFEEYFAARYIADNEVIEILEIIQKHQDDPRWQEPILLALGYLGIHSPKRVNRLVERLFKGLEDYQPVLGEGEIQVKNSSSSETILQWSVLAEEGTISWRESDSILKELLFAGQVVAEVEVNSRIRSKVIEKLGVTYLGLDEEFENETIKQVLRLLRQIERFNQKGEVIRYLRQGVEEAQEIAERRVKAQSTILYVACGESGAGLVDCVTEIVNQITNRAVETAATQTKPAYAGFQIVDSPQVRAGGLGFYSHEFHSPGCVPLFCLIKDLVEELGEEMTPALEVTRQNQSGVSRGLTFITAMSYLRSNQYEKAIPLLEEITEQNNSGIQAYIDWSLAAAYQGVKKFDQAIDAYQACFEKLEAYIEPTALMILWRNRGVCHRLHEKYEQALDCFERMLKIAREVGKPKDESLALYHIGRTYQDWQKFEQAIDYHQQSLELYEQLDKQQDVANQWYNLAVCYRDWGQYEKAIECEQKDLAICQQLDDQPGIALAYYQLGRIYQEWGKYEDAIAHFQQSLELYEQLDKQQDVANQWYWLADCYRDWGQYEKAIECQQKCLAIRQQLDDQPRIALAYFMLGRIYKDWGKYSEAIAHYQQSRELYEQLYKHKDVANQWYRLADCYRNWGKYEKAIECEQKDLAIRQQLDDQPRIALAYYQLGRIYQDWGKYEDAIAHHQQSLELYEQLDKQKDVADSWYWLAACYRDWGQYEKAIECEQKDLAIRQQLNDQPRIASAYYQFGRIYQDWGKYEDAIAHYQQSLELYEQLDKRKDVADSWYWLAACYRDWGQYEKAIECEQKDLAIRQQLDDQPRIASAYYQFGRIYQDWGKYEDAIAHHQQSLELYEQLDKQKDVADSWYWLAACYRDWGQYEKAIECEQTDLAIRQQLDDQPNIADAYYQLGRIYQDWGKYEDAIAHHNQSLELCEQLDKQQDVASLWYNLADCYRNWGQYEKAIECKQKDLAICQQLDDQSNIADAYFQFGRIYQDWGKYFEAIAHYQQSLELYEQLDKQKDVANQWYNLADCYRNWGQYEKAIECIQKCLAILQQIEDQLHIASAYYQLGRIYQDWGKYEEAITHHQQSRDLYQQISHNKRIAISYRYISKTQRLLAQTTSDTTAALTLLSQAEENIRQSIQINTKNDYKKNQGYDCIALALIYAERFHQLPADDFNLLEQINQFQTNYTLGLTHLRQLGQTVDSAEETLDIARAYLRIDPIKWTECTEYRDKTSHIWEPLNQAETLTRAALETFQAYNRRKLQTAAQQLLEEIEQRRADDNQPKSS comes from the coding sequence ATGGCAATCGACATCAACAATCTAAATCAACCTGACCAGGAAACCTTAGACGATTTAGTTACCACCCTAGAATTATCCGACGGGACAACCATTGTTTTTGCCATCACCCCCGAAAGCGCCCCCAATCATCCCGTCGTCGAACAATTAAAATCTGTCCTCAACCCCGATGAATTTCAGGTTGAGAACTTCTTTTATAGTCAAGAGTCGCTGATTGCGTTTCTCTATGCTTTAGACAAGAGAATCCCCCTTAACCCAGAGGCTAAAGACGAATCAGCTAAACGCCCAGTTATCATGGCGTTTGGGATTGAACAGTTACCTCGCCCCCGGATACTGAAGGAACTGAAACGGTTGAATTTGGGGCGAGAGGCGCTATTTTCACGGGAGATTGTGCTGATATTTTGGCTGAATAAGCGGGATTTTATCGATACGTTTCGCGGTTATGCGCCGGATTTTTGGGATTGGCGGGAAAAGGTGGTGAAGTTTACCACTCGTCCGCCATTGAATCCCCTACTTTATCCCTATTTGGAGAGTTTAATCGCCGAGAATTCTTATCTGAAAATGAGTGGCGTGATGCAAGTACAGCGCCAGGTTGATATTTTTTTAGACCAAGTTTATGTGTCCCTAAAGGCGGAACGTCAGCAGCAGGTGACGGAGTTTACAGGGAGGAGTAAGTTAAGCTTTGAAACCCAGAGGTACGCTGAGGTTGGCGCAGAGAGTCGCAGAGGGATAGAGTTTGCGTCGTCGGAAATGACGACGAAGACGGTGACGCATAAAGTGGATTTGGCGGAGGCGGTGGGGAGGTGTCAATATAGTGTGATTTTAGGTGATCCGGGGGCGGGGAAAACCACACTTTTGCGATATCTGGCGCTGCATTTTGCTATGGCGCAACGGGATGGGAAGGTAGAGGTTTTGGTGGAAAATGTAGAGACGCGCCATGGCGCGTCTCAGGGTACGTCTGGGAATGCAGGAAATAAGGAGGAATTTTCCCAATCTTTAGTCACTACTCCTGAATCATTGGGGAATACTCGTTTCCCGGTATTTTTACGAGTTGCGGATTATGCGGAACGGTTGGTGAAACAGCCAAATTTGAGTTTGTTGGCGTTTTTGGAAGAGTTTTATCAGCAGTGGGAAGCGGATGTTGGCAATTTGGGAGATGAGGGGGAAAATGTCCAAAGGGCGAATATTACTTCCGATGATTCTCCTTGTCTCTCCGATGAGATCCCCCCTCCGCCCCCCTTCAAAAGGGGGGAACTTCAAGAGGTTGGACAAGTTCAACCTGATGGGAATGAAATCCCCCCTCCGCCCCCCTTCAAAAGGGGGGAACTTCAAGAGGCTGGACAAGTTCAATCTGATGGAAATGAGATCCCCCCTCCGCCACCCTTCAAAAGGGGGGAACTTCAAGAGGTTGGACAAGTTCAATCTGATGGAAATGAGATCCCCCCTGCGCCACCCTTCAAACGAGCAGAACGCCAAGAAGCTGAACAAGAAAGAGAAAATCTTACTCCCCCCTTCCCTTGCAGGGAAGGGGGGCTGGGGGGGTTAGGTCAACCCTATTCCCACAATACGAATATCACCCAATTGCTGTGTGAAAAAATGCGTCAGGGTGAATGTTTGGTGCTGCTGGATGGTTTGGATGAAGTGTTTAATCAGACTAGCCGTCAGCAGATTGTTAAACAAATTGAGGCGTTTGTTACCGATTATCCCGATAACAAGTATGTGATTACCAGCCGGATTGCTGGCTATCGGGATGTGAAATTAGGCAGTCGCTTTACCCAGTTTACCATTACTCAGATGGAATTTGAGCAGGTGGAGCGATTCCTGCATTGTTGGTGTTTGGCGATTGAAAAAGCACAGAAACCAGAGGAAACGGAGGAGGTTTGGCGACGAGACGCACAGAAAGAAGCCGAGGAACTGTTAGAGGCAATTCACGGGAATGAAGGAGTCAAACGCCTCACCGGAAATCCCCTATTATTAACGATTTTGGCATTAATTCATCGCAATGGGTCGCGCCTCCCCAATCGACGGGTGGAACTGTATGCGTTGGCGGTGAAAACGTTGATTGAAGATTGGCAATTGAGTAAGAATTTACCCGATGCGCCGCAGGTGATGTTGCGGGAAAGTGAGGTGATTGAACTTTTAGCACCCCTGGCGTATTGGATGCATGAGGAGAAACCATCGGGGTTAATTACCCAAGCGGAAGCGGAAGCGCAGTTAGGAGAGAAATTGGCAGAATTAAATGATGAAGATGCGGAAGCCGATAGTGTGAAAAAAGCCGTACAGAAATTTTTGCGGCGGGTACGGGAAACGACGGGATTATTTGTCGAACGTGCGCCCAATGTTTATGGGTTTATGCATTTAACCTTTGAGGAGTATTTTGCGGCGCGGTATATTGCCGATAATGAGGTGATTGAGATTCTAGAGATTATCCAGAAGCACCAGGATGATCCGCGTTGGCAAGAACCAATTTTATTAGCGTTGGGATATTTAGGAATTCATAGTCCTAAGCGGGTGAATCGGTTAGTGGAACGGTTGTTTAAGGGGTTGGAGGACTATCAACCTGTTCTGGGAGAGGGAGAAATTCAGGTTAAAAATAGTTCATCGAGTGAGACGATTTTACAGTGGTCAGTTTTGGCGGAAGAAGGGACGATTTCCTGGCGTGAATCTGACTCTATATTGAAAGAATTGCTATTTGCGGGTCAGGTTGTGGCGGAAGTGGAGGTGAATAGCCGGATTCGGTCAAAGGTGATTGAGAAGTTAGGTGTGACTTATTTGGGATTGGATGAAGAGTTTGAGAATGAAACGATTAAACAGGTGCTGAGATTACTGCGACAAATTGAACGATTTAATCAGAAAGGGGAAGTAATCCGTTATTTGCGTCAAGGGGTTGAGGAGGCGCAAGAAATAGCCGAACGACGAGTAAAAGCACAGTCAACTATTTTATATGTGGCTTGTGGTGAGTCGGGGGCGGGATTGGTGGATTGTGTGACGGAGATTGTTAATCAGATTACTAATCGGGCGGTTGAAACCGCAGCTACACAAACAAAACCTGCCTACGCAGGTTTTCAAATCGTTGATTCTCCCCAAGTTCGCGCAGGCGGACTTGGTTTTTATAGCCACGAATTCCATTCGCCAGGGTGTGTTCCTCTATTTTGTTTAATTAAGGATTTAGTGGAGGAATTAGGGGAAGAAATGACTCCAGCGTTGGAGGTAACGCGACAAAATCAGAGTGGCGTGTCAAGGGGATTAACCTTTATCACGGCGATGTCTTACCTGCGAAGTAATCAGTATGAGAAAGCCATTCCTCTTTTAGAAGAGATAACGGAGCAAAATAACAGTGGGATTCAGGCTTATATTGATTGGTCACTGGCTGCGGCTTATCAGGGAGTGAAAAAGTTTGACCAAGCGATTGATGCTTATCAAGCCTGTTTTGAAAAGCTAGAGGCATATATTGAGCCAACGGCTTTGATGATTTTATGGAGAAATCGGGGAGTGTGTCACCGATTACATGAGAAATATGAACAGGCGCTTGATTGCTTTGAGCGAATGTTGAAGATAGCGAGAGAGGTTGGTAAACCTAAAGATGAATCACTTGCTCTTTATCACATAGGAAGAACCTATCAAGATTGGCAAAAATTTGAACAAGCAATAGATTATCACCAACAAAGCCTTGAACTCTATGAACAATTAGACAAACAGCAGGATGTGGCTAATCAGTGGTACAACCTAGCTGTTTGCTATCGAGACTGGGGACAGTATGAAAAAGCGATAGAGTGTGAACAAAAGGATTTAGCGATTTGCCAGCAGCTAGATGACCAACCCGGAATCGCTTTAGCCTACTATCAATTGGGTAGAATCTATCAGGAATGGGGCAAATATGAGGACGCGATCGCACATTTCCAACAAAGCCTCGAACTCTATGAGCAATTAGACAAACAGCAGGATGTCGCTAATCAGTGGTACTGGCTAGCAGATTGCTATCGAGACTGGGGACAGTATGAAAAAGCGATAGAGTGTCAACAAAAGTGTTTAGCCATTCGCCAGCAGCTAGATGACCAACCCAGAATCGCTTTAGCCTACTTTATGCTAGGTAGAATCTATAAGGATTGGGGGAAATATTCTGAGGCGATCGCACATTACCAACAAAGCCGTGAACTCTATGAGCAATTATACAAACATAAGGATGTGGCTAATCAGTGGTACAGGCTAGCAGATTGCTATCGCAACTGGGGAAAATATGAAAAAGCGATAGAGTGTGAACAAAAGGATTTAGCCATTCGCCAGCAGCTAGATGACCAACCCAGAATCGCTTTAGCCTACTATCAATTGGGTAGAATCTATCAGGATTGGGGGAAATATGAGGATGCGATCGCACATCACCAACAAAGCCTTGAACTCTATGAGCAATTAGACAAACAGAAGGATGTGGCTGATTCGTGGTACTGGCTAGCTGCTTGCTATCGAGACTGGGGACAGTATGAAAAAGCCATAGAGTGTGAACAAAAGGATTTAGCCATTCGCCAGCAGCTAAATGACCAACCCAGAATCGCAAGTGCCTACTATCAGTTCGGTAGAATCTATCAGGATTGGGGGAAATATGAGGATGCGATCGCACATTACCAACAAAGCCTTGAACTCTACGAGCAATTAGACAAACGAAAGGATGTGGCTGATTCGTGGTACTGGCTAGCTGCTTGCTATCGAGACTGGGGACAGTATGAAAAAGCCATAGAGTGTGAACAAAAGGATTTAGCCATTCGCCAGCAGCTAGATGACCAACCCAGAATCGCAAGTGCCTACTATCAGTTCGGTAGAATCTATCAGGATTGGGGGAAATATGAGGATGCGATCGCACATCACCAACAAAGCCTTGAACTCTATGAGCAATTAGACAAACAGAAGGATGTGGCTGATTCGTGGTACTGGCTAGCTGCTTGCTATCGAGACTGGGGACAATATGAAAAAGCCATAGAGTGTGAACAAACGGATTTAGCCATTCGCCAGCAGTTAGATGACCAACCCAATATCGCTGATGCCTACTATCAGTTAGGTAGAATCTATCAGGATTGGGGCAAATATGAAGATGCGATCGCACATCACAACCAAAGCCTTGAACTCTGTGAGCAATTAGACAAACAGCAGGATGTTGCTTCTCTGTGGTACAACCTAGCAGATTGCTATCGAAACTGGGGACAGTATGAAAAAGCGATAGAGTGTAAACAAAAGGATTTAGCGATTTGCCAGCAGCTAGATGACCAATCCAATATCGCTGATGCCTATTTTCAGTTCGGTAGAATCTATCAAGATTGGGGCAAATATTTTGAGGCGATCGCACATTACCAACAAAGCCTTGAACTCTATGAGCAATTAGACAAACAGAAGGATGTCGCTAATCAGTGGTACAACCTAGCTGATTGCTATCGAAACTGGGGACAATATGAGAAAGCCATAGAATGTATACAAAAGTGTTTAGCAATTCTCCAGCAGATCGAGGATCAACTCCATATCGCTTCAGCCTACTATCAGTTGGGTAGAATCTATCAGGATTGGGGCAAATATGAGGAGGCGATTACCCATCACCAACAAAGCCGTGATTTATACCAGCAAATCAGTCACAATAAACGCATAGCTATAAGTTACAGATACATTAGCAAAACCCAACGCCTCCTCGCCCAAACTACCTCCGACACCACCGCCGCCCTCACCCTCCTCAGCCAAGCCGAAGAAAACATACGCCAAAGCATACAAATTAATACAAAAAACGACTACAAAAAGAACCAGGGGTATGATTGCATCGCCCTCGCCCTCATCTACGCTGAACGCTTCCACCAACTTCCGGCGGATGATTTTAACTTATTGGAACAAATCAACCAATTTCAAACAAACTACACCCTCGGCTTAACCCACCTCCGCCAACTCGGACAAACCGTTGATAGTGCTGAAGAAACCCTGGATATCGCCCGCGCTTACTTACGAATTGACCCGATAAAATGGACAGAATGCACCGAATATAGAGACAAGACATCACACATCTGGGAACCCCTAAACCAAGCCGAAACCCTTACCCGCGCCGCCCTGGAAACATTCCAAGCCTATAACCGCCGTAAACTGCAAACCGCCGCGCAGCAACTTCTGGAGGAAATTGAGCAGCGCCGCGCCGACGATAACCAACCCAAAAGTTCATAG
- the pstS gene encoding phosphate ABC transporter substrate-binding protein PstS, with the protein MKTFTLTNWSKFIAVALTATTIPFTTSAVYAQVLKGFGASFPQPLYQRYSAEYERETGKTFEYTAIGSGGGIRKFMERAVDFGATTLIPTPIEENQVEDGLLMVPTGGGAVAIVYNLKDVPTNIKLSREQLAKIFTGQIGNWKQVNPRFPNKEIQVIVRSDSSGATFVLTKYLNKISGGKIEASREPDWGFDIFAARPQDSGVAAEVRRIDGAIGYVQSGVAQRNNLPVARLENQAGRYVKPTLAETKKALENVTFNDDFTTENINDPEEGYPLVSLTWLLIYKRYPNQTQVLDTQDVLKWIMTRGQELNQELEYTRIPEDVAQKVIETVNTELKVRPY; encoded by the coding sequence ATGAAGACATTTACATTGACGAATTGGTCGAAATTTATAGCTGTGGCATTAACCGCAACGACAATTCCGTTCACGACGAGTGCTGTTTATGCTCAAGTTCTGAAAGGGTTTGGGGCTTCGTTTCCTCAACCCCTTTACCAACGCTATAGCGCCGAATACGAACGGGAAACCGGCAAAACATTTGAATACACAGCCATTGGCAGTGGCGGTGGGATTCGCAAATTTATGGAGCGAGCTGTGGACTTTGGGGCAACCACATTAATTCCGACTCCCATTGAGGAAAATCAAGTGGAAGATGGATTGCTGATGGTGCCGACTGGGGGAGGGGCTGTTGCTATTGTTTATAATCTTAAAGATGTCCCCACGAATATAAAACTTTCTCGTGAACAACTTGCCAAGATTTTTACGGGTCAAATTGGCAATTGGAAACAGGTGAATCCCCGCTTTCCGAATAAAGAAATTCAAGTGATTGTGCGCTCGGACAGTAGCGGTGCGACGTTTGTCTTGACGAAATACTTAAATAAAATTAGTGGGGGGAAGATAGAAGCCAGCCGAGAACCCGATTGGGGATTTGATATTTTTGCGGCGCGTCCCCAAGACAGTGGCGTGGCGGCAGAGGTGCGGCGCATTGATGGAGCAATTGGTTATGTTCAATCAGGTGTTGCTCAGAGGAATAATCTGCCTGTGGCTCGGCTGGAAAATCAAGCGGGTCGTTATGTTAAACCGACATTAGCAGAAACCAAGAAAGCTCTGGAAAATGTCACGTTTAACGATGATTTTACCACGGAAAATATTAATGATCCAGAGGAGGGTTATCCTTTAGTCAGTTTAACCTGGCTACTTATCTATAAAAGATATCCGAATCAAACCCAAGTCCTTGACACTCAAGACGTGTTGAAATGGATCATGACGCGGGGACAAGAGTTGAATCAAGAGCTAGAATACACCAGAATTCCCGAAGATGTCGCCCAAAAGGTGATTGAAACGGTAAATACAGAATTGAAGGTTCGCCCCTATTAA
- a CDS encoding iron uptake porin: protein MNKQSALLPVTSAILGYNLLIVSPVSAQVDPINLPFADPPTASTFELPIEDANQPDSALAQITPVSELRDVSPRDWAYEALRSLVEKYRCLRGSSDQTFEGNRALTRYEFAATLNLCLSRIEGLITDANTNGITEEDLARVQRLQAEFATELETFITELDTLDARVVRLEDQTFSTTTILRGGINFNIAGAFGDRKAVPRSENLSEDLDETLTLSSRVSLSFDTSFTGRDRLRTRIQAGNVNNFGSSVTGTDMTRLIGATNTGNDVSIGTLFYEFPLGDRGIMAIAPAADFPTRIFPALNPVSSISNFGAESPIYSFAFGAGTVAYYQFTDELAAGVTYLTTSGSNPDEGLFNGQYTALGQVTFTPSDELSMALTYGRYYAPEPGSTVNITASKGSQLAQLPFGESTATSSNALGLQSTYKLNDQMILGGWLSYFQANAEGSPTVSGLSGSSGADADIWSWAVTLAVLDVGKLGSQLNFVVGMPPKVTHNDIVEREDEDTSLHFELSYTYPLSDRIFITPGLMMITNPEHNANNDTLWVGLMRTSFSF from the coding sequence ATGAACAAACAGAGTGCGCTATTGCCAGTAACATCAGCCATACTAGGTTATAATCTCCTAATTGTATCCCCAGTTTCAGCACAAGTTGATCCGATTAATCTGCCGTTCGCTGATCCGCCGACAGCCTCAACATTTGAATTGCCCATTGAAGACGCTAACCAACCGGATTCCGCCCTGGCTCAAATCACGCCGGTGAGTGAATTGCGCGATGTGAGTCCGAGGGATTGGGCGTATGAGGCATTGCGTAGTTTGGTGGAAAAATACCGTTGTTTAAGGGGTTCGAGCGACCAAACATTTGAGGGCAATCGGGCGTTAACCCGTTATGAATTTGCGGCGACACTGAACCTTTGTTTGAGTCGGATTGAAGGGTTAATTACTGACGCCAACACCAATGGGATTACTGAAGAAGACTTAGCCAGGGTGCAACGGTTACAAGCCGAATTTGCGACAGAATTAGAGACATTTATTACGGAATTAGATACCCTAGACGCCAGAGTTGTCCGTCTTGAGGATCAGACATTCAGTACGACAACAATTCTACGTGGCGGTATAAATTTTAATATAGCGGGGGCGTTTGGCGATCGCAAGGCGGTTCCTAGGAGCGAAAATCTCTCAGAAGACTTGGATGAAACCCTCACCCTCTCATCCCGTGTCAGCCTTAGCTTCGATACCAGCTTTACGGGTAGAGATCGATTGCGAACCCGGATACAAGCTGGGAATGTGAATAATTTTGGCAGTAGCGTGACGGGAACCGATATGACTCGTTTGATTGGTGCGACGAATACGGGCAATGATGTGAGCATTGGTACCCTATTTTACGAATTCCCCCTCGGCGATCGCGGCATCATGGCGATCGCGCCGGCGGCTGATTTTCCGACTCGGATTTTTCCGGCGCTGAATCCGGTTTCCTCTATTTCTAATTTTGGTGCTGAAAGCCCGATTTACTCCTTTGCCTTTGGTGCAGGAACCGTAGCCTACTACCAATTTACCGATGAACTAGCGGCTGGGGTAACCTATTTAACCACGTCGGGTAGTAATCCAGATGAGGGACTTTTCAACGGTCAATATACGGCTTTAGGTCAGGTAACGTTTACCCCATCAGACGAGTTGAGCATGGCGTTAACTTATGGTCGTTATTATGCCCCTGAACCCGGTTCAACGGTTAATATTACTGCGTCTAAGGGCAGTCAATTGGCTCAGTTACCTTTTGGTGAAAGTACTGCTACTTCCTCCAATGCTTTAGGTTTACAATCGACCTACAAGTTAAACGATCAGATGATTCTGGGCGGTTGGCTGAGCTACTTTCAGGCGAATGCGGAAGGTTCACCAACTGTGAGTGGTTTGAGTGGTTCATCTGGCGCCGATGCAGATATCTGGAGTTGGGCAGTTACACTGGCTGTGCTGGATGTGGGGAAATTAGGCAGTCAATTAAATTTTGTGGTTGGGATGCCGCCGAAAGTGACCCATAATGATATTGTTGAGCGAGAAGATGAGGATACCTCTTTACATTTTGAATTATCATATACTTATCCCCTGAGTGATCGAATTTTTATCACTCCCGGCTTGATGATGATTACCAATCCTGAACATAATGCAAATAATGATACTCTTTGGGTGGGATTGATGCGAACCAGCTTTAGTTTTTAG
- a CDS encoding P-loop NTPase fold protein produces MTNSKFWKPVYQLFKPEEPLEKPEDIRDFYVSRSDSPVEDLVNALEMEDDPAQFLLSGHTGSGKTTELHRVEQCLANNYTVIWIDTATALDRYNIGYAEVVVLIGQEICRQAIKPGWWSRKDDRLLKDLENSLKTVIYQDKTNAVEGLALPDLLTKMGMTLKLGLTREMTRSLNIRPLLSEIIAKVNAIIQAAEKDRKQKLLVIVDGLDRHDQMTALEMFASPLLTELNCHIIYTIPISLRYSPSFRQPMQRFQDCLDLANIPVFECDANLCPTTQPDQVGRQILKQVIEKRLARLTHYNTQDLFTPEALELLCEKSGGVMRDLIRLGRTACQVAVKKKATSVDQAIAEQAVKEERQAYTISDYQFPELAAIHRTGRLTTKTHTLPNKGEFVISDELLQNKFVLGYYDENQNPWFDVNPILIEDLQRWQATQG; encoded by the coding sequence ATGACTAACTCAAAATTTTGGAAACCCGTTTATCAACTGTTTAAACCCGAAGAACCGCTAGAAAAGCCTGAAGATATTCGGGATTTTTATGTTTCGCGATCGGATAGTCCCGTTGAAGATTTAGTCAACGCCTTAGAAATGGAAGATGACCCCGCCCAATTTTTACTATCGGGTCACACAGGTAGCGGGAAAACCACAGAATTACACCGCGTTGAACAGTGTTTAGCTAATAACTATACCGTCATCTGGATTGACACCGCCACCGCCCTTGACCGTTATAATATCGGTTATGCCGAAGTCGTCGTCTTAATTGGTCAGGAAATTTGTCGTCAAGCGATTAAACCGGGGTGGTGGTCACGCAAAGATGACCGTTTACTCAAGGATTTAGAAAACAGTCTCAAAACTGTTATTTATCAGGATAAAACTAATGCTGTTGAAGGACTCGCCTTGCCCGATCTGCTGACTAAAATGGGCATGACCCTAAAACTAGGGCTAACGCGAGAAATGACAAGAAGCCTGAATATTCGTCCACTGTTAAGTGAAATTATCGCTAAAGTGAATGCAATTATTCAAGCAGCGGAAAAAGATAGAAAGCAAAAACTATTAGTGATTGTCGATGGATTGGATCGTCATGATCAGATGACCGCCTTAGAAATGTTTGCCAGTCCCCTGCTGACAGAACTCAATTGTCATATTATTTACACCATTCCCATTTCCCTGCGGTATTCTCCCAGTTTTCGCCAACCAATGCAGCGATTTCAAGACTGTTTAGACTTGGCAAATATTCCCGTATTTGAATGTGACGCCAATTTATGTCCCACAACCCAGCCGGATCAGGTAGGGCGACAGATATTGAAACAAGTGATTGAAAAGCGATTAGCGCGATTAACCCATTATAATACCCAGGACTTATTTACTCCAGAAGCATTAGAACTACTGTGTGAAAAAAGTGGGGGAGTCATGCGAGATTTAATTCGTTTAGGGCGGACAGCCTGTCAAGTGGCGGTGAAAAAGAAAGCCACCTCTGTGGATCAAGCTATTGCGGAACAAGCGGTGAAAGAAGAACGACAAGCCTATACGATTAGTGATTACCAGTTTCCAGAATTAGCCGCAATTCACCGAACTGGACGATTAACCACAAAAACCCATACCTTGCCAAATAAAGGAGAATTTGTGATTAGCGATGAACTCCTACAAAATAAATTTGTTTTAGGCTATTACGATGAAAATCAGAATCCTTGGTTTGATGTCAATCCGATATTGATTGAAGACTTACAGCGATGGCAAGCAACTCAAGGGTGA